A genomic stretch from Thermomonospora umbrina includes:
- a CDS encoding DUF1990 family protein, giving the protein MNFTYDEVGATRTGVLPDGYDHLRVRRRLGHGAAVMRDAAEALVDFRMHRGIPVRVDASGPYAEPGVTVTVRVGVGPLAVVAPCRVVWAERDERRAAWAYGTLPGHPRRGEEAFVVEMDDTGDVWLTVLAFSRSAGPLGRAAGPLVRALQRAYALRCVASLRRLVRRSAP; this is encoded by the coding sequence GTGAACTTCACCTATGACGAGGTGGGCGCGACCCGTACGGGCGTGCTGCCGGACGGCTACGACCACCTGCGCGTCCGGCGGCGGCTCGGTCACGGCGCGGCGGTGATGCGCGACGCGGCGGAGGCCCTGGTGGACTTTCGGATGCATCGGGGCATTCCCGTCCGCGTCGACGCCTCGGGACCGTACGCGGAGCCCGGCGTCACCGTCACGGTGCGCGTGGGCGTCGGTCCGCTGGCCGTCGTGGCGCCCTGCCGCGTCGTGTGGGCCGAACGGGACGAACGTCGCGCCGCCTGGGCGTACGGGACGCTCCCGGGGCACCCTCGACGCGGTGAGGAGGCGTTCGTGGTGGAGATGGACGACACGGGCGACGTCTGGCTCACCGTGCTGGCCTTCAGCAGATCGGCGGGGCCGCTCGGCAGGGCCGCCGGGCCTCTGGTGAGGGCGCTCCAACGGGCGTACGCGCTCCGCTGCGTGGCCTCCCTGCGACGCCTGGTCCGCCGATCCGCCCCGTGA
- a CDS encoding CinA family nicotinamide mononucleotide deamidase-related protein: MRVELVTVGDELLLGDTVNGNAAWLGQRLAEAGATVTRSVVVGDEKDVIIEAVTTALQRADAVITTGGLGGTYDDLTRDALAEAAGVALIRDPELEARLRERVAAADQVLAEMALRMTEVPEGARILPNPAGSAPGLRVELPAGVVYALPGVPREMRAITIDSVLPELGAGPADVLTVRRTLRTAGLWETVLAARLAPVEAMEGVRLAYLPEPAEVKVRITATGPDADALLARADKLTRELLGTAVYGEGDEGLDRVVHRLLAERSATVAAAESLTGGLIGAELTAMPGSSATYVGGVVVYATRLKHELLGVPEGLLAEHGAVHPDVAAAMAEGVRDRLGASYGVAVTGVAGPEAQDGHPVGTVYVAVAGPQGQPFVTSPSLPVPRSGGEARAPIRRMTVVHALDLLRRVLLGMDAGPWTDPSGHDREESG, encoded by the coding sequence ATGAGGGTCGAACTGGTGACGGTAGGGGACGAGCTGCTCCTCGGCGACACCGTGAACGGGAACGCCGCCTGGCTGGGGCAGCGGCTGGCCGAGGCCGGGGCGACGGTGACCCGCAGCGTGGTGGTCGGCGACGAGAAGGACGTGATCATCGAGGCGGTGACCACCGCCCTTCAACGTGCGGATGCCGTCATCACCACCGGCGGCCTCGGCGGCACCTACGATGACCTGACCCGTGACGCGCTCGCCGAGGCGGCGGGCGTCGCCCTCATCCGCGACCCGGAGTTGGAGGCGCGCCTGCGCGAGCGGGTCGCGGCGGCCGACCAGGTGCTCGCGGAGATGGCCCTGCGGATGACCGAGGTCCCCGAGGGCGCCCGGATCCTCCCCAACCCGGCGGGCAGCGCCCCCGGCCTGCGCGTGGAGCTTCCCGCGGGAGTGGTGTACGCGCTGCCGGGCGTTCCGCGCGAGATGCGCGCGATCACGATCGACAGCGTCCTCCCGGAGCTGGGCGCGGGACCGGCCGACGTCCTCACCGTGCGCCGCACGCTGCGCACCGCCGGGCTGTGGGAGACCGTGCTGGCCGCGCGGCTGGCCCCGGTCGAGGCGATGGAGGGCGTCCGGCTGGCGTACCTCCCCGAGCCCGCCGAGGTGAAGGTCCGGATCACCGCGACGGGACCCGACGCCGACGCCCTGCTGGCCCGAGCCGACAAGCTGACCCGAGAGCTGCTCGGCACCGCCGTCTACGGCGAGGGCGACGAGGGCCTCGACCGGGTCGTCCACCGGCTGCTGGCCGAACGGTCGGCGACGGTGGCGGCCGCCGAGTCGCTCACGGGCGGACTGATCGGCGCGGAGCTCACCGCCATGCCGGGCTCGTCGGCCACCTACGTCGGCGGCGTGGTCGTCTACGCCACCCGACTCAAGCACGAGCTGCTGGGCGTCCCCGAGGGCCTGCTGGCCGAGCACGGCGCGGTCCACCCCGATGTGGCCGCCGCGATGGCCGAGGGCGTCCGCGACCGTCTGGGGGCCTCCTACGGGGTCGCGGTGACCGGCGTGGCGGGCCCGGAAGCCCAGGACGGGCACCCGGTGGGAACGGTCTATGTCGCGGTGGCCGGTCCACAAGGACAGCCCTTCGTGACCTCACCGAGCCTTCCGGTGCCCCGTTCGGGCGGCGAGGCGCGTGCGCCGATCCGCCGGATGACCGTCGTGCACGCCCTTGACCTGCTACGACGCGTTCTGTTGGGAATGGACGCCGGGCCCTGGACGGACCCCTCCGGGCATGATCGGGAAGAGTCGGGCTGA
- a CDS encoding helix-turn-helix domain-containing protein — translation MVLLRQLLGDVLRRLRLRQGRTLREVSAAARVSLGYLSEVERGQKEASSELLASICKALGVPLSHVLREVADQLALAELQREPVMAGAAPEHERLGEPLEQEALAAGSIPATPEELTGEFRADMVAA, via the coding sequence ATGGTACTGCTTCGCCAGCTGCTCGGTGACGTACTGCGGCGGCTGCGGCTGCGCCAGGGTCGCACCCTTCGCGAAGTGTCCGCGGCGGCCAGAGTGTCCCTGGGCTATCTGTCCGAGGTCGAACGCGGGCAGAAAGAGGCCTCCTCGGAGCTGCTCGCCTCGATCTGCAAGGCCTTGGGGGTCCCGCTCTCGCACGTTCTGCGCGAGGTCGCCGACCAGCTCGCCCTGGCCGAGCTCCAGCGGGAGCCGGTGATGGCGGGCGCCGCGCCCGAGCACGAGCGCCTCGGCGAGCCGCTGGAGCAGGAGGCGCTGGCCGCCGGCTCCATTCCGGCCACCCCGGAGGAGCTGACCGGCGAGTTCCGCGCCGACATGGTCGCCGCCTGA
- a CDS encoding Dps family protein: MATVKSPLNEADLRTTGDTLQGALVDLIDLSLVAKQAHWNLTGRNFRPVHLQLDEVVDLAREYTDTVAERAVALGVNPDGRVRTIADTTKLRQPDGGYQSDDKVVASITDTLAQVIARFRERIKATEEADPVTQDLFIALTAELEKQHWMFEVQTQ, translated from the coding sequence ATGGCGACGGTCAAGAGCCCACTCAACGAAGCCGATCTGCGGACCACGGGGGACACGCTGCAAGGCGCCCTGGTGGACCTCATCGACCTTTCCCTGGTGGCCAAGCAGGCCCACTGGAACCTCACCGGCCGTAACTTCCGGCCCGTCCACCTCCAGCTCGACGAGGTGGTGGACCTGGCCCGCGAGTACACCGACACCGTGGCCGAGCGGGCGGTGGCCCTCGGCGTGAACCCCGACGGACGGGTCCGCACCATCGCCGACACCACCAAGCTCCGCCAGCCGGACGGCGGGTACCAGTCCGACGACAAGGTGGTGGCCTCCATCACCGACACGCTGGCCCAGGTCATCGCCCGTTTCCGGGAGCGGATCAAGGCCACCGAGGAGGCCGACCCGGTCACCCAGGACCTGTTCATCGCCCTCACCGCGGAGCTGGAGAAGCAACACTGGATGTTCGAGGTCCAGACCCAGTAG
- a CDS encoding LysR family transcriptional regulator, whose product MTLDDLRVFVAVCEAENLSAVARDLSRSQSAVSQHVKRLERETGLVLLERRPRGVVPTRAGRILYRAAAEGIAGLGAALSALDDLRRGTSGTVRISTGATTVRHFMSAGVAAFRERHPDVTLEFQTAGSSRRCLEAVQAHEADLAWVTVGRTVRGVEQRPSTTLPWALAVRVDDPLARRALLRLTDLTGIRHIRLPADSTSREHLESHLAGHGVRLESTTSVADWDTALLLAELGLGHAILPSLPGRRHGPGSVVRLIPLPDLPPLTAGWAARRWDALSPLALEFADTVVASLR is encoded by the coding sequence ATGACCCTTGACGATCTGCGGGTGTTCGTCGCCGTGTGCGAGGCCGAGAACCTGAGCGCCGTCGCCCGGGACCTGTCCCGCAGCCAGTCGGCGGTCAGCCAGCACGTCAAGCGGCTCGAACGGGAGACCGGGCTGGTCCTGCTGGAGCGCCGACCGCGCGGCGTCGTCCCGACCCGGGCGGGCCGGATCCTCTACCGCGCCGCCGCCGAGGGGATCGCCGGCCTCGGTGCGGCCCTGAGCGCTCTGGACGACCTGCGTCGGGGCACGAGCGGCACGGTGCGGATCAGCACGGGGGCGACCACCGTCCGGCACTTCATGAGCGCCGGGGTGGCGGCGTTCCGCGAACGGCATCCGGACGTGACGCTGGAGTTCCAGACCGCGGGCTCCAGCCGCCGCTGTCTGGAGGCGGTGCAGGCGCACGAGGCCGACCTCGCCTGGGTGACCGTGGGCCGCACGGTCCGGGGGGTCGAGCAGCGCCCCTCGACGACGCTGCCGTGGGCGTTGGCGGTACGGGTGGACGACCCGCTGGCCCGCCGCGCGCTCCTCAGGCTCACCGACCTCACGGGGATCCGGCACATCCGACTGCCGGCCGACTCGACGTCGCGCGAGCATCTGGAGTCCCATCTCGCCGGTCACGGGGTCCGGTTGGAGTCGACCACCAGCGTGGCCGACTGGGACACCGCGCTCCTGCTGGCCGAGCTGGGCCTCGGTCACGCGATCCTGCCGTCGCTGCCGGGCCGGCGGCACGGCCCCGGGTCGGTGGTCCGGCTGATCCCCCTGCCGGACCTGCCGCCGCTCACGGCGGGCTGGGCGGCGCGGCGCTGGGACGCGCTGAGTCCGCTGGCGTTGGAGTTCGCCGACACGGTCGTCGCCAGTCTCCGTTGA
- a CDS encoding DNA-formamidopyrimidine glycosylase family protein yields MPEGDVVWQTARRLHEALAGRSLTVCDFRVPGLATVDLRGRRVREVTARGKHLLIRVDGGLTVHTHLMMDGAWRVRPPGRPPRDHRVRLALGNAEALALGYSLAVVELLPTDEEDRAVGHLGPDLLGPDWDPDEAVRRLLERPEHPIHEALMDQSRLAGIGNVYKCEVLFLRGVDPWRPVGAAGDLRALVDLAQRLLAANRHRYGHVTTGDLRRGREHWVYGRAGRPCRRCGTRIERVDEQRITFWCPRCQPA; encoded by the coding sequence TTGCCGGAAGGCGATGTCGTCTGGCAGACCGCCCGGCGCCTGCACGAGGCGCTCGCCGGGCGGTCGTTGACCGTCTGCGACTTCCGCGTGCCCGGTCTGGCCACCGTCGATCTGCGCGGCCGTCGCGTCCGCGAGGTGACCGCCCGGGGCAAGCACCTGCTGATCAGGGTGGACGGCGGGCTGACCGTGCACACCCACCTGATGATGGACGGCGCATGGCGCGTCCGACCCCCCGGGCGCCCGCCCCGCGACCACCGCGTTCGGCTCGCGCTGGGCAACGCGGAGGCGCTCGCGCTCGGGTACTCGCTCGCCGTGGTCGAGCTGTTGCCGACCGATGAGGAGGACCGCGCCGTCGGCCATCTCGGGCCCGACCTGCTCGGCCCCGACTGGGATCCCGACGAGGCCGTCCGCCGACTGCTCGAACGGCCCGAACACCCGATCCACGAGGCCCTGATGGACCAGAGCCGGCTGGCGGGCATCGGCAACGTCTACAAGTGCGAAGTGCTGTTCCTGCGCGGGGTCGACCCGTGGCGGCCCGTCGGCGCGGCCGGTGATCTGCGGGCCCTGGTCGATCTGGCGCAGCGGCTGCTGGCGGCCAACCGGCATCGGTACGGCCACGTCACCACCGGCGACCTGCGGCGCGGGCGCGAGCACTGGGTCTACGGGCGGGCGGGACGACCCTGCCGTCGCTGCGGCACCCGGATCGAGCGGGTCGACGAGCAGCGGATCACCTTCTGGTGTCCTCGCTGCCAGCCCGCCTGA
- a CDS encoding RrF2 family transcriptional regulator: MRLSARVDYALRAAAELAVSGSSPVTAVQLAEAQQIPPKFLENILGQLRRSGLVRSQRGPEGGYWLARPAGEISLADIIRAIDGPLLGVRGERPEQVGYRGAAHSLQEVWIALRASERGILESVTLGHLASGRLPEPVAELTKDPAAWQSPSLI; encoded by the coding sequence ATGCGATTGTCCGCCCGGGTCGATTACGCGCTGCGTGCCGCCGCGGAGCTGGCGGTGTCCGGGAGCAGCCCGGTGACCGCGGTCCAGCTCGCCGAGGCACAGCAGATCCCGCCCAAGTTCCTCGAGAACATCCTCGGCCAGCTCCGCCGCTCCGGGCTGGTCCGCAGCCAGCGGGGTCCGGAGGGCGGCTACTGGCTGGCCCGGCCGGCGGGTGAGATCTCGCTGGCCGACATCATCCGGGCGATCGACGGCCCGCTGCTCGGCGTCCGGGGCGAGCGCCCCGAGCAGGTCGGGTACCGGGGCGCGGCGCACTCCCTCCAAGAGGTGTGGATCGCGCTGCGGGCCAGCGAACGCGGCATCCTGGAGTCGGTGACCCTGGGCCACCTCGCGTCGGGCCGGCTGCCCGAGCCGGTGGCCGAGCTCACCAAGGATCCGGCGGCCTGGCAGAGCCCTTCGCTGATCTAG
- a CDS encoding glycoside hydrolase family 3 protein, with protein sequence MTDRTLARLARAALLPSFAGPTAPRWLLAELEQGLGGVTLFALNDNVPETAALARLTAALREAGGVPIVTIDEEGGDVTRLGGHRTASPYPGNAALGAVDDVELTRRVYRSLGAELAEVGVNLNFAPSADVNSADDNPIIGTRAFGSDPALVARHTAAAVAGTQEAGVAACAKHFPGHGATVEDSHLGVPLVDADLDLLERRELVPFRAAIKADVRAVMTGHLNVPAITGGEPATLSQAAITGLLRNRLGFDGAIVTDALDMDGASGAIGIPEAAVRALGAGADLLCLGPREHEDSVRATVAAVLAAVADGRLTAERLEDAAERGRALRAWLAGAVTATADRTAAVEAARRALTFSGELPLLDAPLVVELEAPGNIAVGPTPWGLGPWASDLVRVNGADAQAGPLLDRARGRGLVIVLRDAHRHPAQRALAEALLAVRPDAVVVEMGLPVWRPRSGAHLATYGATRANAQAAAELLGLTAGGKAPAPSEA encoded by the coding sequence ATGACCGACCGTACTCTCGCCCGGCTCGCCCGGGCGGCGCTGCTGCCCTCCTTCGCCGGTCCCACCGCTCCCCGCTGGCTGCTCGCCGAGCTGGAGCAGGGGCTGGGCGGGGTCACCCTGTTCGCCCTGAACGACAACGTGCCCGAGACCGCGGCGCTGGCCCGGCTGACCGCCGCGCTGCGCGAGGCGGGCGGCGTGCCCATCGTCACCATCGACGAGGAGGGCGGCGACGTCACCCGTCTGGGCGGACATCGCACCGCCAGCCCCTACCCGGGGAACGCCGCGCTGGGCGCGGTGGACGACGTGGAGCTGACCCGCCGGGTCTACCGGTCGCTGGGCGCGGAGTTGGCCGAGGTGGGCGTGAACCTCAACTTCGCGCCCTCCGCCGACGTCAACTCCGCCGACGACAACCCGATCATCGGCACCCGCGCGTTCGGGTCCGATCCCGCCCTGGTGGCCCGGCACACGGCCGCCGCCGTCGCCGGGACGCAGGAGGCGGGTGTCGCCGCCTGCGCCAAGCACTTCCCGGGGCACGGCGCCACGGTGGAGGACTCCCATCTCGGGGTCCCGCTGGTGGACGCCGACCTCGACCTGCTGGAACGCCGCGAGCTGGTGCCGTTCCGCGCGGCGATCAAGGCGGACGTCCGGGCGGTGATGACCGGCCACCTGAACGTGCCCGCGATCACCGGCGGTGAGCCCGCCACCCTGTCGCAGGCCGCGATCACCGGGCTGCTCCGCAACCGGCTGGGGTTCGACGGGGCGATCGTCACCGACGCCCTCGACATGGACGGCGCCAGCGGCGCGATCGGCATCCCGGAGGCCGCCGTACGGGCGCTGGGCGCGGGGGCCGACCTGCTGTGCCTGGGCCCCCGAGAGCACGAGGACAGCGTCCGGGCGACCGTGGCGGCCGTCCTCGCGGCGGTCGCGGACGGCCGGCTCACCGCCGAACGGCTGGAGGACGCCGCCGAACGCGGCCGTGCCCTGCGGGCGTGGCTCGCCGGCGCCGTCACGGCGACGGCGGACCGAACCGCCGCCGTCGAGGCCGCGCGACGCGCCCTGACGTTCTCCGGCGAGCTGCCCCTCTTGGACGCCCCACTGGTGGTGGAACTGGAGGCCCCGGGCAACATCGCGGTCGGGCCGACCCCGTGGGGCCTGGGTCCGTGGGCCTCCGACCTGGTGCGGGTGAACGGGGCCGATGCTCAGGCCGGCCCGCTGCTGGACCGTGCCAGGGGCCGCGGGCTGGTGATCGTTCTGCGGGACGCCCACCGGCATCCGGCCCAGCGGGCCCTGGCGGAGGCCCTGCTGGCGGTACGTCCGGACGCGGTGGTGGTGGAGATGGGCCTCCCCGTATGGCGGCCCCGCTCAGGGGCGCACCTGGCCACCTACGGAGCCACCCGCGCCAACGCCCAGGCCGCCGCCGAACTCCTCGGGCTGACCGCAGGCGGCAAGGCGCCCGCACCAAGCGAGGCTTGA
- a CDS encoding carbohydrate ABC transporter permease, with amino-acid sequence MNRRMRRYGLNALGLLVFAVAVFPVAWMISTAFKPNEEIFSSTPRPLPSDPTLDHFDYVLGNGIAEVSFWEYFRNSALLAIVTVVVSGLLAVLAATAVARYRFRFRTTFLIMLLVVQMVPLEALVIPLFLDLKQLGMINSLAGLMLVYIGFALPFSIWMLRGFVAAVPKELEEAAAIDGAGPLRIFFRVLLPLVAPGLVATSIFSFITAWNEFIFAFTFLDDQDKYTLPVMMQYFFGNASNEWGPIMAASTLLTLPVIAFFLVVQRRMVSGLTAGAVKG; translated from the coding sequence ATGAACCGCCGGATGCGCCGGTACGGGCTCAACGCGCTGGGGCTGCTGGTGTTCGCGGTGGCGGTGTTCCCGGTGGCGTGGATGATCTCCACGGCGTTCAAGCCGAACGAGGAGATCTTCAGCTCCACCCCGCGCCCGCTGCCGTCCGACCCCACGCTGGACCACTTCGACTACGTGCTCGGGAACGGGATCGCCGAGGTCTCGTTCTGGGAGTACTTCCGCAACAGCGCGCTGCTGGCGATCGTCACGGTGGTGGTGTCGGGGCTGTTGGCGGTGCTGGCCGCCACGGCGGTGGCCCGCTACCGCTTCCGGTTCCGCACCACGTTCCTGATCATGCTGCTGGTGGTGCAGATGGTGCCGCTGGAGGCGCTGGTCATCCCGCTGTTCCTGGACCTGAAGCAGCTCGGCATGATCAACAGTCTGGCCGGGCTGATGCTCGTCTACATCGGGTTCGCGCTGCCGTTCTCCATCTGGATGCTGCGCGGCTTCGTGGCCGCGGTGCCCAAGGAGCTGGAGGAGGCCGCCGCCATCGACGGGGCCGGTCCGCTGCGGATCTTCTTCCGGGTGCTGCTGCCGCTGGTCGCCCCCGGGCTGGTCGCCACCAGCATCTTCTCCTTCATCACCGCGTGGAACGAGTTCATCTTCGCCTTCACGTTCCTCGACGACCAGGACAAGTACACCCTCCCGGTGATGATGCAGTACTTCTTCGGCAACGCCAGCAACGAGTGGGGCCCGATCATGGCGGCCTCCACCCTGCTGACCCTGCCGGTGATCGCCTTCTTTCTCGTCGTCCAACGCCGGATGGTGTCCGGCCTGACCGCCGGAGCCGTCAAGGGATGA
- a CDS encoding carbohydrate ABC transporter permease, with protein MLDTAPAVRPTPGRKSSGRGRPRRPRLGPYLLIAPTVVVIALLMFWPMIQIAVMSFQKVGNRQLAGEPAESVGTKNYETILADDLFWQSLRHTVLFAVVAVSLTLLVGTLVGLLLHRLGRRMSMFVAGGVMVAWATPPITAAIIFSWLFGSTGGVVNWTLDLLPDLLVGGDWIDYNWFATPLRTYTVLTVCVVWQSIPFVAVSVLAGLRSLPGELFEAARVDGASAWRQFWKITFPLLRPIFLVLLVLSVIWDFKVFTQLFIMSGMANRDAFNLSLYAYSEAFGGMNAKLGMGSAIAMVLTLLLLVVTAVYVRIMVRQGETS; from the coding sequence ATGCTCGACACCGCGCCCGCGGTGCGGCCCACCCCCGGCCGGAAGTCCTCCGGCCGGGGGCGGCCCCGCCGCCCCCGTCTGGGGCCCTACCTGCTGATCGCGCCGACCGTGGTCGTCATCGCCCTGCTGATGTTCTGGCCGATGATCCAGATCGCCGTGATGTCGTTCCAGAAGGTCGGCAACCGGCAACTGGCCGGGGAGCCCGCCGAGTCGGTGGGGACGAAGAACTACGAGACCATCCTGGCCGACGACCTGTTCTGGCAGAGCCTGCGGCACACCGTGCTGTTCGCGGTGGTGGCGGTCTCGCTGACGCTGCTGGTCGGGACGCTGGTGGGGCTGCTGCTGCACCGGCTGGGGCGACGGATGTCGATGTTCGTGGCGGGCGGCGTGATGGTCGCGTGGGCCACCCCGCCGATCACGGCGGCGATCATCTTCTCCTGGCTGTTCGGCAGCACCGGCGGTGTCGTCAACTGGACCCTGGACCTGCTGCCGGACCTGCTGGTCGGCGGTGACTGGATCGACTACAACTGGTTCGCCACGCCGCTGCGGACGTACACGGTGCTGACGGTCTGCGTGGTCTGGCAGTCGATCCCGTTCGTGGCGGTCAGCGTGCTGGCGGGGCTGCGGAGCCTGCCGGGCGAGCTGTTCGAGGCGGCCCGGGTGGACGGGGCGTCGGCCTGGCGGCAGTTCTGGAAGATCACCTTCCCGCTGCTGCGGCCGATCTTCCTGGTGCTGCTGGTGCTCAGCGTGATCTGGGACTTCAAGGTGTTCACCCAGTTGTTCATCATGTCCGGGATGGCCAACCGGGACGCCTTCAACCTCTCGCTGTACGCCTACTCGGAGGCGTTCGGCGGGATGAACGCCAAGCTCGGGATGGGCTCGGCGATCGCCATGGTGCTCACCCTGCTGCTGCTGGTGGTCACCGCCGTCTACGTGCGGATCATGGTCCGGCAGGGAGAGACGTCATGA
- a CDS encoding extracellular solute-binding protein, with the protein MKFFRIAATTVAIALAATACGGDGGDDEGGGTAPAKLSVWMMGEGTPEQTTFLDGVEAEFRTKHPNTDVVIKYVPWPQVATTFQKAIAGGEGPDVTEIGNTDVQSHIEHSNLADISDEFAGWADAAALNKAAVANDQGGGKTYAVPWYGGVRGVWHRTDWFRELNIQAPKTWAELAAAAKKIQDAKKVPGFGAPSDQTNGIMSFIWGNGGEVAVKEGAKWVGKLDQPQAREAVDFYAGLVTKDKVAPEKYIGKNELQGPQQDFALGKLGMYIDGSWALKEMKKVSAKDADKWGVFPIPTKTGGNAPVMAGGSDLAVWKSSKSKGVAFDYITVLNNKTNAQKWADYSGFSSMFTDVKFTDPKLAVFTSIASNTKMPPLSTGWADFEQTKKVIPNAVKAVMQGKPSDAELKRANDQANELLNP; encoded by the coding sequence GTGAAGTTCTTCAGGATTGCGGCCACCACGGTCGCGATCGCCCTGGCCGCCACGGCCTGTGGCGGCGACGGTGGCGACGACGAGGGCGGCGGCACCGCCCCCGCCAAGCTGAGCGTGTGGATGATGGGCGAGGGCACCCCGGAGCAGACCACGTTCCTGGACGGTGTCGAGGCCGAGTTCCGCACGAAGCACCCGAACACCGACGTCGTGATCAAGTACGTGCCGTGGCCGCAGGTCGCCACCACGTTCCAGAAGGCCATCGCCGGCGGCGAGGGACCGGACGTCACCGAGATCGGCAACACCGATGTCCAGTCGCACATCGAGCACAGCAACCTGGCCGACATCTCCGACGAGTTCGCCGGCTGGGCCGACGCCGCGGCGCTCAACAAGGCCGCCGTGGCCAACGACCAGGGCGGCGGCAAGACCTACGCGGTGCCGTGGTACGGCGGTGTGCGCGGCGTCTGGCACCGCACCGACTGGTTCCGGGAGCTGAACATCCAGGCGCCCAAGACCTGGGCCGAGCTGGCGGCGGCGGCCAAGAAGATCCAGGACGCCAAGAAGGTCCCGGGCTTCGGCGCGCCCAGCGACCAGACCAACGGCATCATGAGCTTCATCTGGGGCAACGGCGGCGAGGTCGCCGTCAAGGAGGGCGCCAAGTGGGTCGGTAAGCTCGACCAGCCCCAGGCCAGGGAGGCCGTCGACTTCTACGCCGGGCTCGTCACCAAGGACAAGGTGGCCCCCGAGAAGTACATCGGCAAGAACGAGCTGCAGGGCCCCCAGCAGGACTTCGCGCTCGGCAAGCTGGGCATGTACATCGACGGCAGTTGGGCCCTCAAGGAGATGAAGAAGGTCTCCGCCAAGGACGCCGACAAGTGGGGCGTCTTCCCGATCCCCACCAAGACCGGCGGCAACGCTCCGGTGATGGCGGGCGGCTCCGACCTCGCCGTGTGGAAGAGCAGCAAGAGCAAGGGCGTGGCGTTCGACTACATCACGGTCCTCAACAACAAGACCAACGCGCAGAAGTGGGCCGACTACAGCGGCTTCTCGTCCATGTTCACCGACGTGAAGTTCACCGACCCGAAGCTGGCGGTGTTCACCTCGATCGCCTCGAACACCAAGATGCCCCCGCTGAGCACCGGCTGGGCGGACTTCGAGCAGACCAAGAAGGTCATCCCGAACGCCGTCAAGGCCGTCATGCAGGGCAAGCCGAGCGACGCCGAGCTGAAGAGGGCCAACGACCAGGCGAACGAGCTGCTCAACCCGTGA
- a CDS encoding ROK family transcriptional regulator: MAHRPGTPKLLRELNDRAALELLIGRGPLTRAEIGRHTGLSKVTASQLLARLEERGLVEVVGEQAGGRGPNAALYAVVPASAYVAGLEVGPQGVTAGIADITGAQVAQVTVDPNGAGDPVKMVHSAVVKACRSARVALSRLNAFVIGTPGVVDPRSGDVRFAFDLPAWHEGVLAGLRTDLRRPVIIENDVNLAALAERAYGAARESEDFALMWFDRGIGLSVMLGGRLHRGLSGGAGEIGYLPVPGVPLPDAVTESVSWGKPALAGGFGSLVGADAVLDLARAHGLTEPTAVDCVAAAAADPSRGLRFLDELAVRISYGVASVNIVLDPGLVVLSGQLGRAGGTPLAERIESAVGRICPTRPRVAVTAVEGNPVLRGALHAALERAREEVFSTTAD, encoded by the coding sequence ATGGCCCACCGCCCCGGGACGCCGAAGCTGCTGCGCGAGCTGAACGACCGCGCCGCGCTGGAACTCCTGATCGGCCGGGGGCCGCTGACCCGCGCGGAGATCGGCCGGCACACCGGCCTGTCCAAGGTCACCGCCTCCCAGTTGCTCGCCCGTCTCGAGGAGCGGGGCCTCGTCGAGGTGGTGGGGGAGCAGGCCGGCGGTCGCGGGCCCAACGCCGCCCTGTACGCCGTCGTCCCGGCGAGCGCCTACGTCGCCGGACTGGAGGTCGGGCCCCAGGGTGTGACGGCGGGCATCGCGGACATCACGGGCGCCCAGGTGGCCCAGGTCACCGTCGACCCGAACGGCGCCGGCGACCCCGTGAAGATGGTCCACAGCGCGGTGGTCAAGGCGTGCCGCTCCGCCCGCGTGGCCCTGAGCAGGCTGAACGCCTTCGTGATCGGCACACCCGGTGTCGTCGACCCGCGCAGCGGCGACGTCCGCTTCGCCTTCGACCTGCCGGCCTGGCACGAGGGCGTCCTCGCCGGGCTCCGCACCGACCTCCGCCGCCCGGTGATCATCGAGAACGACGTCAACCTCGCCGCCCTCGCCGAACGCGCGTACGGCGCCGCCCGGGAGTCCGAGGACTTCGCGCTGATGTGGTTCGACCGCGGGATCGGCCTGTCGGTGATGCTCGGCGGCCGCCTCCACCGGGGCCTGTCGGGCGGCGCCGGCGAGATCGGCTACCTCCCCGTCCCCGGCGTCCCCCTTCCGGACGCCGTCACCGAGTCCGTCTCCTGGGGCAAGCCCGCCCTGGCCGGCGGCTTCGGCTCCCTGGTCGGCGCGGACGCCGTCCTCGACCTGGCCCGCGCCCACGGCCTGACCGAACCCACCGCCGTCGACTGCGTCGCCGCTGCCGCCGCCGACCCCTCCCGCGGCCTCCGCTTTCTGGACGAACTCGCCGTCCGCATCTCCTACGGCGTCGCCTCGGTCAACATCGTCCTGGACCCCGGCCTGGTGGTCCTGTCCGGCCAACTGGGCCGCGCCGGCGGAACCCCCCTGGCCGAACGCATCGAGTCGGCCGTCGGCCGCATCTGCCCCACCCGCCCCCGCGTCGCGGTCACCGCCGTCGAGGGCAACCCGGTCCTGCGGGGGGCCCTGCACGCCGCCTTGGAACGGGCGCGCGAGGAGGTCTTCTCCACCACGGCGGACTGA